Sequence from the Hylaeus volcanicus isolate JK05 chromosome 1, UHH_iyHylVolc1.0_haploid, whole genome shotgun sequence genome:
TACAGTAGGTAACATATAATAACTGGTGCGAATGTTTAGTTACGAAGAATGTTGAGCAGACTGAGAAAtggaatggaaatttaattccagAGGGTCGTGGGTGTCGGTAGAATGAAGGGAAGAATGAAAAGAGATAGGAGTGGTTCGGGTAGAACTCGTGCCAGTCCCATAAGCGAATTGTTCCACAATCTCCTGCACGCGGCTGCGAAAAGACAATTTCCGCGATTCGGGTATCTTTTTCACATGCGAGAGTAAGcttttgaagaataaaatatcttcGTCGTCGTCCAGATCACGGTTTCGCGACGGTTTCAGATGTAGATCCTCGAGTTTTCGCCTTTCCAAccctcgtttcctttttaatcCTCGAACTGCTGAGGAAGACGCGCACGATGATCCTGTAGAAGTATATGGTTAGTACCAACCATGCAAAATCAGTTCGTAAAAGTCTCAAATATATTAGACGAAGTTTGTCCAATCGGTTTCACTATTCTTGAATTCGATTCCCTATGCGAGGTGC
This genomic interval carries:
- the LOC128882054 gene encoding uncharacterized protein LOC128882054 isoform X2, with the translated sequence MYNELLIDAVFKRTPIWDKKSKYHWNRSVVDMHWKEISAEMVEDACANDGIRSTDSHVDEDEVRVYSDLDQNDNRHDEHEEGSSCASSSAVRGLKRKRGLERRKLEDLHLKPSRNRDLDDDEDILFFKSLLSHVKKIPESRKLSFRSRVQEIVEQFAYGTGTSSTRTTPISFHSSLHSTDTHDPLELNFHSISQSAQHSS